In Sphingopyxis sp. FD7, a single window of DNA contains:
- a CDS encoding CoA pyrophosphatase, with the protein MLSAKLRDALANLLPGPGEDEAYLGTPTLRDAAVLIAFTDRADPGVILTQRPQWLRSHAGQVAFPGGKIDPGDRDAIDAALREAEEEIGLSRRDVMIAGVTEPYRSGSGYRITPVLGVIPPDLPLDPNPDEVEDWFEVPLDILFDPDNYARQHAHWQGQDRHYYDMDWQGRRIWGVTAGIIVNLARRLPAGWHR; encoded by the coding sequence ATGCTCTCCGCCAAATTGCGCGACGCGCTCGCCAATCTGCTCCCCGGACCGGGGGAGGACGAGGCCTATCTGGGCACGCCGACGCTGCGCGATGCCGCGGTGCTCATCGCCTTCACCGATCGCGCCGACCCCGGCGTCATCCTGACCCAGCGGCCGCAATGGTTGCGCAGCCACGCGGGGCAGGTCGCCTTTCCGGGCGGCAAGATCGACCCCGGCGACCGTGACGCGATCGACGCCGCGCTGCGCGAGGCGGAGGAGGAGATCGGCCTCAGCCGCCGCGACGTGATGATCGCGGGGGTTACCGAGCCCTATCGGTCGGGCAGCGGCTATCGCATCACCCCCGTGCTGGGCGTCATCCCGCCCGACCTGCCGCTCGACCCCAATCCCGACGAGGTCGAGGACTGGTTCGAGGTGCCGCTCGACATATTGTTCGACCCCGACAATTATGCGCGCCAGCACGCGCATTGGCAGGGACAGGACCGGCATTATTATGACATGGACTGGCAGGGACGGCGGATCTGGGGCGTGACCGCGGGCATCATCGTCAATCTGGCGCGGCGCCTGCCCGCGGGGTGGCACCGGTGA
- a CDS encoding DUF4287 domain-containing protein, producing the protein MADEFAKMGESLRAKTGKGLDEWVATARSTGIAGHMALVNHLKTEHGLGHGYANMIVHAANASSSLSQDDDALVDAAFDGAKAHWRPLYDRLVALVRGFGGDVGLAPKKGYVSLRRKKQFALLMPSTKDRFDIGLALKGEEPVGRLELAGSWNAMVSHRIRINAGEEPGGAVADWLRAAYDRAG; encoded by the coding sequence ATGGCCGACGAGTTCGCGAAGATGGGCGAAAGCCTGCGCGCCAAGACGGGCAAGGGGCTGGATGAATGGGTGGCCACCGCGCGCAGCACCGGGATCGCCGGCCATATGGCGCTGGTGAATCACCTGAAAACCGAACATGGGCTGGGTCATGGCTATGCCAATATGATCGTCCATGCCGCGAATGCCTCGTCGTCGCTGTCGCAGGATGACGACGCGCTGGTCGATGCCGCGTTCGACGGCGCCAAAGCGCATTGGCGGCCGCTCTACGACCGGCTGGTGGCGCTGGTTCGGGGTTTTGGCGGCGATGTCGGGCTGGCGCCCAAAAAGGGCTATGTCAGCCTCCGCCGCAAGAAGCAGTTTGCGCTGCTGATGCCCTCGACCAAGGATCGCTTCGACATCGGCCTCGCGCTGAAGGGGGAGGAACCGGTCGGCAGGCTCGAACTGGCGGGGAGCTGGAACGCGATGGTCTCGCACCGCATCCGCATCAACGCGGGCGAGGAGCCGGGGGGCGCGGTGGCGGACTGGCTGCGCGCGGCCTACGATCGTGCGGGCTGA
- a CDS encoding TetR/AcrR family transcriptional regulator — protein sequence MNAADTRQRILATAMELFWEKGYLSTSVSDILSRSQVHSGSLYHFFPGKQDVLVGVLELYRDGIEEMLLAPNWAGVDDPIERVFALLGGYRTHLIVTDCTYGCPIGSLALEIHEPDPVVRELMAANFTNWSAAIARCFDAAADRLPPGTDAKALGEFVLTVMEGAVMQARTYRDIGYFDRNIAVLRDYITMLLATAKRDSFV from the coding sequence ATGAACGCCGCCGATACACGCCAGCGCATATTGGCGACCGCGATGGAGCTGTTCTGGGAGAAAGGCTATCTCTCGACCTCGGTGTCCGACATCCTGTCGCGCAGCCAGGTTCATTCGGGCAGCCTCTATCATTTCTTCCCCGGCAAGCAGGACGTGCTCGTCGGCGTGCTCGAACTTTATCGCGACGGGATCGAGGAGATGTTGCTCGCGCCCAACTGGGCGGGGGTCGACGATCCGATCGAGCGCGTCTTTGCACTGCTTGGCGGGTATCGCACCCATCTGATCGTCACCGATTGCACCTATGGCTGTCCGATCGGCAGCCTCGCGCTCGAAATCCACGAGCCCGACCCCGTGGTGCGCGAGTTGATGGCGGCGAACTTCACCAACTGGTCCGCGGCGATCGCGCGCTGCTTCGACGCGGCCGCCGACCGCCTGCCGCCCGGCACCGACGCAAAGGCGCTCGGCGAGTTCGTGCTGACGGTGATGGAGGGCGCGGTGATGCAGGCGCGCACCTATCGCGACATCGGCTATTTCGACCGCAACATTGCTGTATTGCGCGACTATATCACCATGTTGCTGGCGACGGCGAAGCGTGATAGTTTCGTCTGA
- the infC gene encoding translation initiation factor IF-3, with protein MTRRPMAPLPPKNGPRYNEFIASPKVRVIDEEGENLGVMLTAEAIEQAAEVGLDLVEVSPNADPPVCKFLDVGKYKYEAQKKANLARKSQKTQEIKEIKMRPNIDDHDFDVKMKKVFDFLEEGDKVKMTMRFRGREMSHTQLGLNVLQRVAELTAEVAKVEAHPRTEGRQMLMVLAPK; from the coding sequence ATGACCCGTCGCCCGATGGCGCCGCTGCCGCCGAAGAACGGCCCGCGATACAATGAATTCATCGCCTCCCCGAAAGTCCGCGTGATCGACGAGGAAGGCGAAAATCTGGGCGTAATGCTGACTGCCGAAGCGATCGAACAGGCGGCCGAGGTCGGACTCGACCTGGTTGAAGTGTCCCCGAACGCCGACCCGCCGGTGTGCAAGTTCCTCGACGTCGGCAAGTATAAATATGAGGCGCAGAAAAAGGCGAACCTCGCCCGCAAGAGCCAGAAGACGCAGGAGATCAAGGAGATCAAGATGCGTCCGAACATCGACGACCATGATTTCGATGTGAAGATGAAGAAGGTCTTCGACTTCCTCGAGGAAGGCGACAAGGTCAAGATGACCATGCGGTTCCGCGGCCGCGAGATGAGCCACACGCAGCTGGGCCTCAACGTGCTCCAGCGCGTCGCCGAACTGACCGCCGAGGTCGCGAAGGTCGAGGCGCACCCGCGCACCGAAGGCCGTCAGATGCTGATGGTGCTGGCGCCGAAATAG
- a CDS encoding CCA tRNA nucleotidyltransferase produces MTCLPDAAWRQRPGLRRIVAALAADGGAVKVVGGAVRDTLLGLDVTDIDLATPLVPEEVTRRLEAAGIKVIPTGIAHGTVTAIASGDHHEITTLRRDVATDGRRATVAFADDWRGDAARRDFTINALYADPDSGEIDDWFGGLADLAAGRVAFIGDAATRIAEDHLRILRFYRFAARFGRGDLDPASHAAVVAARQSLKSLSRERIADELTKILALPDPRAIVAQMHGDGIFAVLLPELDTGFAATLDRLLASEAAAGIPPAPLRRLAALLPADAAIAEQVASRLRLSTRQRKHLAALGGHRHDVARPVRQLAHAIGVDAARDVHLLAGDPAALPALADWQVPALPLKGGDIVARGIAAGPEVARILKAVEAAWVAEDFPGAARVAELVDQKIGRVSDRRQ; encoded by the coding sequence GTGACGTGCCTGCCCGATGCGGCATGGCGCCAGCGGCCGGGGCTGCGCCGCATCGTCGCCGCGCTTGCTGCCGATGGCGGCGCGGTCAAGGTCGTTGGCGGCGCGGTGCGCGACACGCTGCTGGGTCTGGACGTCACCGACATCGACCTTGCGACCCCGCTGGTGCCGGAGGAGGTGACGCGGCGGCTCGAGGCGGCGGGGATCAAGGTGATCCCGACGGGCATCGCGCACGGCACCGTCACCGCGATCGCCAGCGGCGATCATCACGAGATCACGACGCTGCGCCGCGACGTCGCGACCGACGGCCGCCGCGCGACGGTGGCCTTTGCCGACGATTGGCGGGGCGATGCGGCGCGGCGCGATTTCACGATCAATGCGCTCTATGCCGATCCCGATAGCGGCGAAATCGACGACTGGTTCGGCGGCCTCGCCGATCTGGCGGCCGGGCGCGTCGCCTTCATCGGCGACGCCGCGACGCGCATTGCCGAGGATCATCTGCGCATCCTGCGCTTCTATCGCTTCGCCGCGCGCTTCGGGCGCGGCGACCTCGATCCCGCCAGCCACGCCGCGGTCGTCGCGGCGCGCCAGTCGCTCAAAAGCCTGTCGCGCGAGCGCATCGCCGACGAGCTCACCAAGATACTGGCGCTCCCCGACCCGCGCGCGATCGTCGCGCAGATGCACGGTGACGGCATTTTCGCGGTGCTGCTGCCCGAACTCGACACGGGCTTTGCCGCGACGCTCGACCGGCTGCTCGCCAGCGAAGCCGCGGCGGGCATCCCGCCGGCGCCGCTCCGCCGCCTCGCCGCGCTGCTCCCGGCCGATGCCGCGATCGCCGAACAGGTGGCGAGCCGTTTGCGCCTGTCGACGCGCCAGCGCAAGCATCTCGCCGCGCTTGGCGGCCATCGCCATGATGTCGCGCGCCCGGTGCGCCAGCTCGCGCACGCGATCGGCGTCGACGCGGCGCGCGATGTGCATCTGCTCGCGGGCGACCCCGCGGCGCTTCCTGCCCTCGCCGATTGGCAGGTTCCGGCGCTGCCGCTGAAGGGCGGCGACATCGTCGCGCGCGGCATCGCCGCGGGGCCGGAAGTGGCGCGCATCCTGAAGGCGGTGGAGGCGGCGTGGGTGGCGGAGGATTTTCCCGGCGCCGCGCGCGTCGCCGAGCTGGTCGATCAGAAGATCGGCCGTGTGAGCGACCGCCGCCAATAG
- a CDS encoding NRDE family protein: protein MCVVALAYRVHPDWPIILIGNRDEFHARPAAPLHAWDDGSGIVAGRDLQAGGTWLGVHTQSGRAVVVTNVRGAMPDPAKDSRGAIVTDLLSGQGRFADPAAADLDRFNAFNLFAVGSHGPRRFTNRPRPQISSLAPGVHALANEPVDRPCPRAERLRAALAAVAAAGGDPEGLLDTLTAEGSPALFLMGEVYGTRASTLIAVATDGRARMVERRYEAGGRPGGTTALDFRIGE from the coding sequence ATGTGCGTCGTCGCCCTTGCCTACCGCGTCCATCCCGACTGGCCGATCATCCTCATCGGCAATCGCGACGAGTTTCATGCACGCCCCGCCGCGCCGCTCCATGCGTGGGACGACGGCAGTGGCATTGTCGCGGGGCGCGATCTCCAGGCGGGCGGCACGTGGCTCGGCGTCCACACCCAGAGCGGCCGCGCCGTCGTCGTGACCAATGTTCGCGGCGCGATGCCCGATCCGGCGAAGGACTCGCGCGGCGCGATCGTGACCGATCTGCTGAGCGGGCAAGGCCGCTTCGCCGACCCGGCGGCGGCCGACCTCGACCGCTTCAACGCCTTCAACCTGTTTGCGGTCGGCAGCCACGGTCCGCGCCGTTTCACCAACCGGCCGCGGCCGCAGATTTCAAGCCTTGCGCCGGGCGTCCACGCGCTCGCGAACGAACCCGTCGACCGCCCCTGCCCACGCGCGGAGCGGCTGCGCGCCGCGCTCGCGGCGGTGGCGGCGGCGGGCGGCGATCCCGAAGGGCTGCTCGACACGCTGACGGCGGAAGGCAGCCCGGCGCTGTTCCTGATGGGTGAGGTTTATGGCACGCGCGCCTCGACACTGATCGCGGTGGCGACGGACGGCAGGGCCCGGATGGTCGAGCGCCGATATGAAGCGGGCGGCCGCCCCGGTGGAACGACCGCCCTCGATTTTCGGATCGGCGAATGA
- a CDS encoding DUF1285 domain-containing protein, protein MVSFAPSLPKDFSQLSLAEAAELLAARKLPPVESWHPERTGDSAMEIRADGSWYHEGGRINRPAMVKLFSTILRREADGSHVLVTPAEKLVIAVEDTPFRAVEMKSEGAGATRKLIFRLDTDDLILAGADHPLSFGRDPDHPDPRLHVRGAIGNGLEARIDRALYYELADIALAEGGDPIAIWSNGAQFPLVDR, encoded by the coding sequence ATGGTCAGCTTCGCGCCCTCGCTCCCCAAGGATTTTTCGCAGCTCTCGTTGGCCGAGGCCGCCGAACTGCTCGCCGCGCGGAAGCTGCCGCCGGTCGAAAGCTGGCACCCCGAGCGCACCGGCGACAGCGCGATGGAAATCCGCGCCGACGGCAGCTGGTATCATGAGGGCGGGCGGATCAACCGGCCCGCGATGGTCAAACTCTTCTCGACGATCCTCCGCCGCGAGGCCGACGGCAGCCATGTTCTTGTCACCCCGGCCGAAAAGCTCGTCATCGCGGTCGAGGACACGCCCTTTCGCGCGGTCGAGATGAAGAGCGAAGGCGCCGGCGCGACGCGCAAACTCATCTTTCGCCTCGACACCGACGACCTCATACTCGCGGGCGCCGATCACCCGCTCAGCTTCGGCCGCGACCCCGACCATCCCGACCCGCGGCTGCATGTGCGCGGCGCAATCGGCAACGGGCTCGAGGCGCGGATTGACCGGGCGCTCTATTATGAACTCGCCGACATCGCGCTGGCGGAGGGCGGCGATCCCATCGCGATCTGGTCGAACGGCGCGCAATTTCCATTGGTCGACCGCTGA
- the parC gene encoding DNA topoisomerase IV subunit A, translated as MASTTDDLPPSDPGNSIDTPFDSALSQRYLVYALSTITARSLPDLRDGLKPVHRRLLWAMRAMRLDPSQGYKKSARVVGDVIGKFHPHGDTAVYDAMVRLAQDFSLRYPLVDGQGNFGNIDGDNAAAYRYTEARLTRVAIDLMAGLDEGTVDFRPTYNGEDEEPEIMPGLFPNLLANGASGIAVGMATNIPPHNAAEVIDAALLLLDNPKAELSDLLTHVKGPDFPTGGIVADSAETIAQAYESGRGSFRVRARFSTGKDAGGQWEADGVEKLSGGTWQLVISEIPYGVAKGKLIEQIAQLIADRKLPILEDVRDESAEDIRIVLVPKSRNVDPDVLKDSLYRLTDLESRFALNLNVLDATRTPKVMGLKQLLAEWLAHQIVVLVRRAQHRIAKIDDRLELVAGYIIAFLNLDRIIEIIRTEDEPKPVMIAEFALTDRQAEAILNMRLRSLRKLEEMELKREQADLTAEREELARLVESPALQRKRLRADLKKLRDVYGLETRLGARRTTIAEAAPTREIPLDAMIEKEPVTVILSKRGWIRAQRGHVAEGQWGEFKFKEGDELLFAAHAQTTDKLLIAASDGRFFTVGADKLPGGRGFGEPLRLMVDIDPDARIVAMLPASAEGRLLLASTSGHGFIVRTDDVTAETRKGRNVVNLKPRATLAVVRPVAPGDDSVAVVGENRKLVVFPLAEVPVMARGQGVMLQRYRDGGLSDAVSFVLADGLSWAMGGDSGRTRTETDLAPWRVARGAAGRMPPTGFPRNNRFD; from the coding sequence ATGGCCAGCACAACCGACGACCTTCCCCCTTCCGACCCCGGCAACAGCATCGATACCCCGTTCGACAGCGCGCTGTCGCAGCGCTATCTCGTCTATGCGCTGTCGACGATCACCGCGCGCTCGCTTCCCGACCTGCGCGACGGATTGAAACCCGTCCACCGCCGCCTGTTGTGGGCGATGCGCGCGATGCGGCTCGACCCGAGCCAGGGTTACAAGAAGTCGGCGCGCGTCGTCGGCGACGTCATCGGCAAGTTCCACCCGCACGGCGACACCGCGGTTTACGACGCGATGGTCCGCCTCGCGCAGGATTTTTCGCTCCGCTATCCGCTCGTCGACGGTCAGGGCAATTTCGGCAATATCGACGGCGATAATGCCGCCGCCTATCGCTATACCGAGGCGCGGCTGACGCGCGTTGCGATCGACCTGATGGCGGGGCTGGACGAAGGCACCGTCGATTTCCGCCCCACCTATAATGGCGAGGATGAAGAGCCCGAGATCATGCCGGGCCTCTTCCCCAACCTGCTGGCCAATGGCGCGAGCGGGATTGCGGTCGGCATGGCGACCAACATCCCGCCGCACAATGCCGCCGAAGTGATCGACGCCGCGCTGCTGCTGCTCGACAATCCGAAGGCCGAGCTTTCGGACCTGCTCACCCATGTCAAGGGCCCTGATTTCCCCACCGGCGGCATCGTCGCGGACAGCGCCGAGACGATCGCGCAGGCCTATGAAAGCGGGCGCGGCAGCTTTCGCGTCCGCGCGCGCTTTTCGACCGGCAAGGATGCGGGCGGCCAATGGGAAGCCGACGGGGTCGAGAAGCTGTCCGGCGGCACCTGGCAGCTTGTCATCAGCGAAATCCCCTATGGCGTCGCCAAGGGCAAGCTGATCGAACAGATCGCGCAGCTGATCGCCGACAGGAAACTGCCGATTCTGGAAGATGTCCGCGACGAAAGCGCCGAGGACATCCGCATCGTGCTGGTGCCCAAGAGCCGCAACGTCGACCCCGATGTGCTGAAGGACAGCCTCTATCGGCTGACCGACCTCGAAAGCCGCTTCGCGCTCAATCTGAACGTCCTCGACGCGACGCGCACGCCGAAGGTGATGGGGCTGAAACAGCTGCTCGCCGAATGGCTCGCGCATCAGATCGTCGTGCTCGTCCGCCGCGCGCAGCACCGGATCGCGAAGATCGACGACCGGCTGGAGCTGGTTGCCGGCTACATCATCGCCTTTCTGAACCTAGACCGGATCATCGAGATCATCCGCACCGAGGACGAACCCAAGCCGGTGATGATCGCCGAGTTCGCGCTGACCGACCGCCAGGCCGAGGCGATCCTCAACATGCGCCTGCGGTCCTTGCGCAAGCTCGAGGAAATGGAGCTGAAACGCGAGCAGGCCGACCTGACCGCCGAGCGCGAGGAGCTGGCCAGGCTGGTCGAAAGCCCGGCGCTGCAACGAAAGCGGTTGCGCGCCGACCTCAAGAAGCTGCGCGACGTCTATGGGCTCGAAACGCGGCTCGGCGCGCGGCGCACGACGATCGCCGAAGCCGCACCAACGCGCGAGATTCCATTGGATGCGATGATCGAAAAGGAACCGGTGACGGTGATCCTGTCGAAGCGCGGCTGGATCCGTGCGCAGCGCGGCCATGTCGCGGAAGGTCAGTGGGGCGAGTTCAAGTTCAAGGAAGGCGACGAGCTGCTCTTCGCCGCCCATGCGCAAACCACCGACAAGCTGTTGATCGCCGCGAGCGACGGGCGCTTTTTCACCGTCGGCGCCGACAAATTGCCCGGCGGGCGCGGATTCGGCGAGCCGCTGCGGCTGATGGTCGACATCGACCCCGACGCGCGCATCGTCGCGATGCTCCCCGCGAGCGCCGAGGGTCGCCTGCTGCTCGCCTCGACGAGCGGACATGGGTTCATCGTCCGGACGGATGACGTCACCGCCGAGACGCGCAAGGGCCGCAACGTCGTCAACCTGAAGCCCAGGGCGACGCTTGCGGTCGTGCGCCCGGTCGCGCCGGGCGACGACAGCGTCGCGGTGGTCGGCGAGAATCGCAAGCTCGTCGTCTTTCCGCTCGCCGAAGTGCCGGTGATGGCGCGCGGCCAGGGGGTGATGCTGCAACGCTATCGCGACGGCGGCCTGTCCGACGCGGTGAGCTTTGTCCTCGCCGACGGGCTGAGCTGGGCGATGGGCGGCGACAGCGGCCGCACGCGCACCGAAACCGATCTGGCGCCGTGGCGCGTCGCGCGCGGCGCGGCGGGACGGATGCCGCCGACCGGTTTTCCGCGCAACAATCGCTTCGACTGA
- a CDS encoding putative bifunctional diguanylate cyclase/phosphodiesterase, whose translation MPIDRTGEDRPLLFVGWIDALPVPAALVRPMARGNFRLHASNAAFDRLSLSPVGADAPIELLRAVERASQQPGEAQEFSCQLGEGPAARDLRGHIGPLPTETDDDGLFLLTLIDRTQEMMTERNLRRELVSDSLTGLPNRAGFEELVEQRAHGEASGADHAVLLLDLARFSRINEHIGPMAGDELIITVARRLKSSLRSGDILARTGGDEFAISTRIVGGRADVREMARRIRGCFDHPFRIGELKVSVDCALGCSILPTDEIDVADQIRHAQIALKRAKQTDRIEIYEPEAAMLSDNRFGLETELRNAIEEDRLHLAFQPLVEMATGRVAGFEALARWDNGSGVAVSPTEFIPIAEDSGLIVPLGQWAIGKAAAVLADWDRQNGGQIVNAYFSVNVSAIQLVRDDVAGVVRQALEKHGIGGERLMIELTESAIIGDPDLALSVLRELKALDARVAMDDFGTGYSNLAYLQRLPIDVLKIDRSFVEHMVDDRDKVAIVRTIQSLAEVLGMKTTAEGVETTDQARLLSALGCDFGQGYLFARPMDGEAALDYWRRSLTRPIF comes from the coding sequence ATGCCTATTGATCGAACCGGCGAAGACCGGCCTTTGTTGTTTGTCGGCTGGATCGACGCGCTGCCGGTGCCGGCCGCGCTGGTCAGGCCGATGGCGCGCGGCAATTTCCGCCTCCACGCGAGCAACGCCGCTTTCGACCGGCTGAGCCTGTCGCCGGTCGGCGCCGACGCGCCGATCGAGCTTCTGCGCGCGGTCGAACGCGCATCGCAACAGCCGGGCGAGGCGCAGGAGTTTTCGTGCCAGCTGGGCGAGGGACCGGCAGCGCGCGACCTGCGCGGGCATATCGGCCCGCTGCCCACCGAAACGGACGACGACGGGCTTTTTCTGCTGACGCTGATCGATCGCACCCAGGAAATGATGACCGAGCGCAACCTGCGCCGCGAACTGGTGTCGGACAGCCTGACCGGCCTGCCCAACCGCGCGGGGTTCGAGGAACTGGTCGAACAGCGCGCGCATGGCGAGGCCTCCGGCGCCGACCATGCCGTGCTGCTGCTCGACCTCGCACGCTTTTCGCGCATCAACGAACATATCGGCCCGATGGCGGGCGACGAGCTGATCATCACCGTCGCGCGACGGCTGAAATCGAGCCTGCGCAGCGGCGATATACTGGCGCGCACCGGGGGCGACGAGTTCGCAATTTCGACGCGAATCGTCGGCGGACGCGCCGATGTGCGCGAAATGGCGCGGCGCATCCGCGGCTGTTTCGACCATCCGTTCCGCATCGGCGAGCTGAAGGTCAGCGTCGATTGCGCGCTCGGCTGTTCGATCCTGCCGACCGACGAAATCGACGTCGCGGACCAGATCCGTCACGCGCAGATCGCGCTCAAGCGCGCGAAACAGACCGATCGCATCGAAATCTATGAGCCCGAAGCGGCGATGCTGTCCGACAACCGCTTCGGACTCGAAACCGAACTGCGCAACGCGATCGAGGAGGATCGGCTGCACCTCGCCTTTCAGCCGCTCGTCGAGATGGCGACCGGGCGCGTCGCGGGGTTCGAGGCGCTCGCGCGCTGGGACAATGGCAGCGGCGTCGCGGTGTCGCCGACCGAGTTCATCCCGATCGCCGAGGATTCGGGGTTGATCGTCCCGCTCGGCCAATGGGCGATCGGCAAGGCGGCGGCAGTGCTCGCCGACTGGGACCGGCAGAACGGCGGACAGATCGTCAACGCCTATTTCTCGGTCAATGTCTCGGCGATCCAGCTGGTGCGCGACGATGTCGCCGGGGTTGTGCGGCAGGCGCTCGAAAAACACGGTATCGGCGGCGAACGGCTGATGATCGAACTCACCGAAAGCGCGATCATCGGCGATCCCGACCTGGCGCTGTCGGTGCTGCGCGAACTGAAGGCGCTCGACGCGCGCGTCGCGATGGACGATTTCGGCACCGGCTATTCAAATCTGGCCTATCTGCAGCGGCTGCCGATCGACGTGCTCAAGATCGACCGCAGCTTCGTCGAGCATATGGTCGACGACCGCGACAAGGTGGCGATCGTCCGCACCATCCAGAGCCTCGCCGAAGTGCTAGGGATGAAAACCACCGCCGAGGGGGTCGAGACGACCGATCAGGCGCGGCTGCTCTCGGCGCTCGGTTGCGACTTCGGGCAGGGATATTTGTTCGCGCGGCCGATGGATGGCGAGGCCGCGCTCGACTATTGGCGGCGGTCGCTCACACGGCCGATCTTCTGA